A single genomic interval of Mangifera indica cultivar Alphonso chromosome 5, CATAS_Mindica_2.1, whole genome shotgun sequence harbors:
- the LOC123215431 gene encoding uncharacterized protein LOC123215431, with the protein MANQFVKRLIRNIYYTKNKLMTPEVLISSVYVILDQSRCHSSEADKIQPDVLNKAKDAPQVFSRPKVEKRQTMTLSLQNTALVMMMSVMVNGGSVAGHKSSPSSRSLTEILATIQRSKIGIGDWSLSDLAIGLYLIFLRQASLNPFEDVKGVQITSEAIVQDLIYHVELAKGSYKGGASGLARHSMLQESNILKFEKYFSMMRPGYYIGIDPRKKLVIFGIRGTHNVYDLITDIVSSNNEEVTFEGYSTHFGTAEAARWFLRHEIGTIRHCLENHEGYQLRLVGHSLGGATASLLAIMLRKKSFKELGFSPDIVSAVGYATPPCVSRELAESCSDFVTTVVMQDDIIPRLSITSLSRLRSEILRTDWLSVVDKGDWKNVLDMVTNAKQMVSSMQDVARKLSDYAKLRCKNDSSDVLFRKESSTFPIISSTLKSTMQNATVLKKEESAGTVADKLFVPGTVYCLKRDVDTQTSGSVKEGREFFTLWKRHPGEHFQRIVLSGNIISDHKCDNHFYALRDVLKGLPGSSDEWIFR; encoded by the exons ATGGCTAATCAATTCGTCAAGCGGTTAATACGTAAcattt attatactaaaaataagttGATGACACCAGAAGTGCTTATAAGTTCTGTGTACGTTATCCTTGATCAATCTCGATGCCATTCGTCAGAAGCAGATAAGATACAACCTGATGTGTTGAACAAGGCCAAGGATGCACCTCAAGTTTTTTCAAGACCTAAAGTGGAAAAGAGGCAGACAATGACTCTGAGCTTGCAAAATACAGCTCTGGTGATGATGATGTCAGTGATGGTAAATGGAG GAAGTGTAGCTGGCCACAAATCCTCCCCAAGCAGTCGATCTTTAACAGAGATCCTCGCAACCATTCAACGGAGTAAGATTGGGATTGGAGATTGGAGTTTGAGTGATCTTGCAATCGGtctatatcttatttttctacGTCAAGCATCTTTAAATCCATTCGAGGATGTTAAGGGTGTTCAAATTACATCAGAAGCAATT GTCCAAGATCTCATATACCATGTTGAGTTGGCAAAAGGCTCTTATAAGGGTGGTGCATCAGGTCTTGCAAGACATAGCATGCTTCAAGAGagcaatattttgaaatttgaaaaatatttcagCATGATGAGGCCTGGATATTATATAGGAATTGATCCTCGTAAAAAGCTTGTAATTTTTGGAATTCGTGGAACTCATAATGTGTACGACCTCATCACTGACATTGTTTCTTCAAACAATGAAGAAGTCACATTTGAAGGTTATTCAACTCACTTTGGTACAGCTGAAGCTGCCCGCTGGTTTCTTAGACATGAGATTGGAACCATAAGGCACTGCTTAGAGAATCATGAG GGATATCAGTTAAGGCTAGTGGGTCATTCGCTTGGTGGTGCTACTGCTTCTTTACTTGCGATAATGCTCCGTAAAAAGTCATTCAAAGAGCTGGGGTTTAGTCCTGACATTGTTTCTGCTGTTGGATATGCAACTCCACCTTGTGTATCCAGAGAACTTGCTGAAAGTTGCTCAGATTTTGTGACTACTGTGGTTATGCAG GATGATATAATACCTAGATTAAGTATAACTTCCCTGTCAAGGCTGAGGAGTGAGATTCTTCGAACTGATTG GTTAAGTGTTGTTGACAAGGGAGACTGGAAAAATGTCTTAGATATGGTTACAAATGCAAAGCAGATGGTGTCTTCAATGCAAGATGTAGCTCGAAAACTTTCAGATTATGCAAAGCTCAGATGCAAGAATGATTCTTCTG ATGTTCTTTTCCGAAAAGAATCATCTACTTTTCCTATCATCTCTTCAACGTTAAAATCAACCATGCAGAATGCCACGGTCCTTAAGAAGGAAGAATCTGCCGGTACAGTAGCTGACAAGTTATTTGTACCAGGTACGGTATACTGTCTAAAGAGGGATGTCGACACTCAGACCAGTGGCAGTGTCAAGGAAGGTAGGGAATTTTTCACTCTCTGGAAAAGACATCCTGGTGAACATTTCCAGAGAATAGTGCTCTCGGGCAACATTATTTCAGACCACAAATGTGATAATCATTTTTATGCTTTACGAGATGTACTAAAAGGCTTGCCAGGGTCCAGTGATGAATGGATATTCAGGTAG
- the LOC123216523 gene encoding 1-aminocyclopropane-1-carboxylate oxidase homolog 1-like: MEVISRAVKSVSEDCSSYDKAKEVKEFDGTKAGVKGLVDSGVIKIPRFFIHSQESLPKSSETSKICLQIPLIDLQGFEGCRLTEIVTKIREASETWGFFQVINHTVPVSVMEDMIEGVRGFHEQPKEVKMEMYSRDNDKHVRYFCNGDLLVAKTAANWRDSIAFDFHDGQLDPQFFPQICRKAVSEYIQHMIRLRTILAALISDALGLPSDHLASMECMETESLLCHYYPPCPEPDLTLGTAKHTDPSFLTILLQDNIGGLQVLHQNHWIDVPFEQGALVINIGDFIQLITNDKFKSVEHRVLAGSVGPRISVACLFYPSTMKKFKPYGPIKELLSQSDHPPIYRATTFAEFMAHFRSKGLDGNSTLAHFKLE, encoded by the exons ATGGAAGTCATTTCCCGAGCCGTGAAATCTGTTTCAGAAGATTGTTCATCTTATGACAAAGCTAAGGAAGTGAAGGAGTTTGATGGGACTAAAGCCGGAGTTAAGGGACTAGTAGACTCTGGTGTAATCAAGATTCCTAGATTTTTCATCCATTCCCAAGAAAGCCTCCCAAAATCGTCTGAAACTAGTAAAATTTGCCTACAAATTCCACTGATAGATCTTCAAGGCTTCGAAGGTTGTCGACTAACCGAGATAGTGACTAAAATTCGTGAAGCGTCAGAAACATGGGGCTTCTTTCAAGTGATTAACCACACAGTTCCAGTCAGTGTTATGGAAGACATGATAGAAGGGGTGAGAGGATTCCATGAACAACCCAAAGAAGTGAAGATGGAGATGTACTCTCGTGACAACGATAAACATGTAAGGTACTTTTGCAATGGAGATCTACTGGTGGCAAAAACAGCAGCAAATTGGCGGGATTCAATAGCATTTGATTTCCACGATGGTCAACTGGACCCTCAGTTCTTTCCTCAGATATGCAg AAAAGCAGTAAGCGAGTACATACAACATATGATCAGACTGAGAACAATTTTAGCAGCTCTAATATCAGATGCTTTAGGGCTACCAAGTGACCATTTAGCAAGCATGGAATGCATGGAGACAGAATCCTTGTTGTGCCATTACTACCCACCTTGTCCAGAGCCAGATTTGACACTTGGTACAGCCAAGCATACGGACCCATCATTTCTCACTATTCTTTTGCAAGACAATATCGGTGGACTCCAGGTTCTTCATCAAAATCACTGGATCGATGTCCCCTTTGAACAGGGAGCTTTGGTCATCAACATAGGTGACTTCATTCAG CTTATCACCAATGACAAATTCAAAAGCGTGGAGCACAGGGTACTGGCAGGAAGCGTCGGACCAAGAATATCAGTTGCTTGCCTTTTCTATCCAAGTAcgatgaaaaaatttaaaccctATGGACCAATAAAAGAGCTTCTATCTCAGTCTGATCATCCACCCATTTACAGAGCAACTACTTTTGCTGAATTTATGGCACATTTCCGGTCCAAAGGGCTAGACGGTAACTCAACCCTTGCTCATTTTAAATTAGAATGA
- the LOC123216522 gene encoding transcription factor bHLH155-like: protein MNTGSPELHQVLKSLCFNREWKYAVFWKLKHRARMVLTWEDGYYDNCEQLDSLGNKPSYETLENMHGGHYSHDPLGLAVAKMSYHVYSLGEGIVGQVAVTGKHQWIFADQHVTGSCSSIEFCDGWQSQFLAGIRTIVVVAVGPHGVVQIGSLNKVSEDMKLVTHIRDIFFTLKDFSVEHVSSSMQCSMKNALSLPDFPTESLNSETIPNCMSNSDKVVNNEKTNVQFPMFPYVEKHGDNSYICSVSGTQPKTAVKVVNKHGGIQFSALGSDGSDKLLQPKSNVINLQHQNEMVIDLIGDQMREREINSWKDLGTVSEQGVPPSSISSVINSINLCSVAFPAEKFVVDHAYFSSNPLDSTLNNRVKFECMDSYQNGMLCVSESSYLKFHKDLEKLGNQTEFNHLNPSDTSLKFSAGSELHEALGPAFLKKGIYNEREPENADAGETIEMPEVISSSHLSFGSGSESLLEAVVANVCHGGSDVKSDRLFCKSMQSQSLLTAEKMPEPSSQTKHTVNSVDYSINQSSFVEEDIKKCLSSSDVCGVISSKGFSSTCPSTCSEQLDRSSEPAKNNKKRARPGENCRPRPRDRQLIQDRIKELRELVPNGSKCSIDSLLERTIKHMLFLQSITKHVDKLSKCAESKMRQKVTSIQDSSNYEQGSSWAVEVGSHLKVCSIVVENLNRNGQMLVEMLCEECSHFLEIAEAIRSLGLTILKGVTEAHGDKTWIYFVVEGQENRIVRRMDVLWSLAQILQSKTMCN, encoded by the exons ATGAATACTGGTAGTCCTGAGCTGCACCAAGTACTTAAAAGCCTCTGTTTCAATAGGGAGTGGAAGTACGCCGTCTTTTGGAAGCTCAAACATCGGGCTCGCAT GGTGTTGACATGGGAAGATGGTTACTATGACAATTGTGAACAACTTGATTCTTTAGGGAATAAGCCTTCATATGAGACACTTGAAAATATGCATGGTGGGCATTATTCACATGATCCCCTTGGGTTGGCTGTGGCAAAAATGTCTTATCATGTGTATTCCTTGGGGGAAGG GATTGTTGGGCAGGTTGCGGTTACTGGAAAACATCAGTGGATCTTTGCAGATCAACATGTTACTGGTTCTTGTTCATCCATTGAG TTCTGTGATGGTTGGCAAAGCCAATTTTTAGCTGGGATCAGG accattgttgttgttgctgttggTCCACATGGAGTTGTACAGATTGGTTCTCTGAATAAA GTCAGTGAGGATATGAAACTGGTGACTCATATCAGAGATATCTTTTTCACCCTTAAAGATTTTTCAGTAGAGCACGTTTCTAGTTCAATGCAATGTAGTATGAAGAATGCATTATCCCTg CCAGATTTTCCTACTGAGAGTTTAAATTCAGAAACTATTCCTAATTGCATGAGCAATTCAGATAAAGTTGTaaacaatgaaaaaacaaatgttCAGTTTCCCATGTTCCCATACGTTGAGAAACATGGTGATAATTCTTATATATGCTCTGTGTCTGGTACTCAGCCTAAAACAGCTGTTAAAGTGGTCAATAAGCATGGAGGGATTCAATTTTCTGCCCTAGGTAGTGATGGAAGTGACAAATTACTTCAGCCAAAATCAAATGTTATCAATTTGCAGCATCAGAATGAAATGGTGATAGATTTGATTGGGGACCAGATGAGAGAAAGGGAGATTAATAGCTGGAAAGATTTAGGCACAGTATCAGAGCAAGGTGTCCCTCCATCTTCAATCAGTTCTGTCATCAATAGCATAAATTTATGTAGTGTTGCATTTCCAGCTGAAAAGTTTGTTGTTGATCATGCATATTTCTCTTCAAACCCGCTTGACTCTACTCTTAATAACAGAGTTAAGTTTGAATGTATGGATTCTTATCAAAATGGGATGTTGTGTGTATCTGAATCATCATATTTGAAATTCCATAAAGATCTCGAGAAGTTAGGgaatcaaactgaattcaatCACTTAAACCCATCAGACACATCTTTGAAGTTCTCTGCTGGTTCTGAGCTGCATGAAGCACTAGGACCTGCTTTTCTGAAGAAAGGTATCTATAATGAAAGAGAACCAGAAAATGCTGATGCTGGAGAAACCATTGAGATGCCAGAGGTGATAAGCAGCAGCCACTTGTCATTTGGCTCTGGCTCAGAGAGTCTTCTAGAAGCAGTAGTAGCTAATGTTTGCCATGGTGGCAGTGATGTTAAAAGCGATAGATTATTCTGTAAATCAATGCAGTCACAGTCACTGTTGACTGCTGAAAAAATGCCTGAGCCTTCTAGCCAGACTAAGCATACTGTTAATTCAGTAGATTATTCAATAAATCAATCCTCTTTTGTAGAAGAAGACATAAAGAAGTGCTTGAGTTCATCAGATGTGTGTGGTGTGATATCTTCAAAAGGGTTTTCATCAACTTGTCCAAGCACTTGTAGTGAACAGTTGGACAGGTCTTCAGAACCAGCTAAGAACAACAAAAAGAGGGCTAGACCTGGTGAAAATTGTAGGCCTAGGCCAAGGGACAGACAACTGATTCAGGATCGTATCAAGGAGCTGAGAGAGCTTGTGCCAAATGGATCAAAG TGTAGTATTGATTCCTTGCTGGAGCGAACAATCAAGCACATGCTCTTTCTGCAAAGCATCACTAAGCATGTTGACAAGCTCAGCAAATGTGCTGAGTCAAAG ATGCGGCAGAAAGTTACAAGCATTCAGGATTCATCCAACTATGAACAAGGTTCAAGCTGGGCTGTAGAGGTAGGAAGCCATCTGAAAGTTTGTTCAATTGTTGTGGAGAACCTAAACAGGAATGGACAGATGCTTGTTGAG ATGCTGTGCGAGGAATGCAGTCACTTTCTTGAGATAGCAGAAGCCATCAGGAGCTTGGGTCTGACAATCTTAAAAGGAGTTACAGAAGCGCATGGTGATAAGACATGGATATATTTTGTGGTTGAG GGACAGGAAAACAGAATTGTGCGAAGAATGGATGTCCTGTGGTCTCTTGCACAAATATTGCAATCAAAGACTATGTGCAACTAA